A stretch of the bacterium SCSIO 12827 genome encodes the following:
- the ruvB gene encoding Holliday junction branch migration DNA helicase RuvB yields MAEERMIQPEVVEDDFAADPGLRPQALDDFVGQDQARENLKVFIEAARSRGEAMDHVLFFGPPGLGKTTLAQIVARELGVGFRATSGPVVAKAGDLAAILTNLQPRDVLFIDEIHRLSPIVEEILYPAMEDYQLDLIIGEGPAARSVRIDLPPFTLVGATTRSGLITTPLRDRFGIPVRLNFYSPEALEGIVRRGAALLGLDLTSEGALEIARRSRGTPRVAGRLLRRVRDFAAVDGAGSVDARIADAALTRLEVDQRGLDAMDRRYLTCICGNYGGGPVGVETLAAALSEQRDTIEEVIEPFLIQQGLLMRTPRGRAVTPETFRHLGLDLPPGAPQLDLLSATSGTEDDG; encoded by the coding sequence ATGGCCGAGGAACGCATGATCCAGCCGGAAGTCGTGGAAGACGACTTTGCCGCTGATCCCGGCCTGCGGCCCCAGGCGCTTGACGATTTCGTCGGCCAGGACCAGGCGCGCGAAAACCTGAAGGTGTTCATCGAGGCCGCGCGGTCGCGCGGCGAAGCCATGGACCATGTCCTGTTCTTCGGCCCCCCGGGGCTGGGCAAGACGACCCTGGCGCAGATCGTCGCCCGCGAACTGGGTGTGGGCTTCCGCGCCACCTCGGGCCCCGTGGTCGCCAAGGCGGGCGACCTTGCAGCGATCCTCACCAATCTGCAGCCGCGCGATGTTCTGTTCATCGACGAAATCCACCGCCTCAGCCCGATTGTCGAGGAAATCCTCTATCCGGCGATGGAGGATTATCAGCTCGACCTCATTATCGGCGAGGGGCCGGCGGCGCGCTCCGTGCGCATTGATCTGCCGCCCTTCACCCTGGTCGGGGCGACGACCCGTTCGGGCCTGATCACGACACCGCTGCGCGACCGTTTCGGTATTCCCGTGCGGCTCAATTTTTATAGCCCGGAAGCACTCGAGGGTATCGTACGCCGGGGGGCGGCATTGCTGGGCCTGGACTTGACGTCCGAGGGGGCGCTGGAAATCGCCCGCCGGTCCCGCGGAACGCCGCGGGTCGCGGGCAGATTGCTGCGCCGGGTCCGCGATTTTGCCGCCGTCGACGGGGCCGGATCCGTGGATGCTCGGATCGCCGATGCGGCCCTGACGCGGCTTGAGGTCGATCAGCGCGGGCTCGACGCCATGGACCGCCGCTATCTGACCTGTATTTGCGGCAATTACGGCGGTGGGCCGGTCGGCGTCGAAACCTTGGCCGCCGCCCTGTCGGAACAGCGAGACACCATCGAGGAAGTGATCGAGCCCTTCCTGATCCAGCAGGGGTTATTGATGCGTACGCCGCGCGGCCGTGCCGTGACGCCGGAGACGTTCCGGCATCTGGGCCTCGACCTGCCGCCGGGTGCGCCGCAACTTGACCTTCTTTCCGCCACAAGTGGGACGGAGGATGACGGGTGA
- the ftsH gene encoding ATP-dependent zinc metalloprotease FtsH yields the protein MNFSRNFALWVIIALLVFALFNLFQGTPQRAVQNELAFTDFLNNVESGEVRNVVIQGQSISGNLRDGRHFTTYAPDDPTLVSRLREQGVSIKAKPSDENSPTLWGILISWFPMLLLIGVWIFFMRQMQSGGGKAMGFGKSKAKLLTEKAGRVTFEDVAGIDEAKQELEEIVEFLKDPQKFQRLGGKIPKGCLLVGPPGTGKTLLARAIAGEANVPFFTISGSDFVEMFVGVGASRVRDMFEQGKKNAPCIIFIDEIDAVGRHRGAGLGGGNDEREQTLNQLLVEMDGFEANEGVILVAATNRPDVLDPALLRPGRFDRQVVVPNPDILGREKILKVHMKKVPLAPDVDAKIIARGSPGFSGADLANLVNEAALLAARAGHRVVTMSDFENAKDKVLMGAERRSMVMTEEEKRLTAYHEAGHAIVGIYVPKHDPIHKVTIIPRGRALGLTMSLPERDQLSQSQVQLESKLAMAFGGRTAEELIFGKENITTGAGGDIQQATYMARRMVTEFGFSDKLGRLRYADNEEEVFLGHSVARQKNVSDATAALIDEEVRRLIDEAEHRAHDILTEHLDELHRLAEALLEYETLTGDEVKKAMRGEAITREDDGGSTPTEGSGRKASVPDAGKGRKPKGSPGGFGPEPQPES from the coding sequence TTGAATTTCAGCCGGAATTTCGCCCTCTGGGTCATCATCGCCTTGCTGGTTTTTGCCCTGTTCAATCTGTTCCAGGGTACGCCTCAGCGGGCCGTGCAGAACGAATTGGCCTTCACCGACTTCCTCAACAACGTGGAAAGCGGTGAAGTTCGTAATGTCGTCATCCAGGGGCAGTCGATTTCCGGCAACCTGCGCGACGGCCGCCATTTCACGACCTATGCGCCCGACGATCCCACGCTGGTGAGCCGTCTGCGCGAACAGGGCGTGAGCATCAAGGCGAAGCCGTCGGATGAAAATTCGCCGACGCTGTGGGGCATTCTGATTTCCTGGTTCCCCATGCTGCTGCTGATCGGGGTGTGGATTTTCTTCATGCGCCAGATGCAGTCGGGCGGCGGCAAGGCCATGGGCTTCGGCAAGTCGAAGGCCAAGCTGCTGACCGAAAAGGCGGGTCGCGTGACGTTTGAAGATGTCGCCGGCATCGACGAAGCCAAGCAGGAGCTTGAGGAAATCGTCGAGTTCCTGAAGGACCCGCAGAAGTTCCAGCGCCTGGGCGGCAAGATTCCCAAGGGCTGCCTGCTCGTCGGCCCTCCGGGTACCGGTAAGACGCTGCTGGCCCGCGCCATCGCCGGCGAGGCCAATGTGCCGTTCTTCACCATTTCCGGCTCCGACTTCGTGGAAATGTTCGTCGGTGTGGGCGCATCCCGTGTGCGCGATATGTTCGAACAGGGCAAGAAGAACGCGCCCTGCATCATCTTCATCGACGAAATTGACGCCGTCGGACGTCATCGCGGCGCCGGTCTCGGCGGCGGCAACGACGAGCGTGAGCAGACCCTCAACCAGTTGCTGGTCGAAATGGACGGGTTCGAGGCCAACGAAGGCGTCATTCTGGTCGCCGCGACCAACCGGCCCGACGTGCTCGACCCGGCGCTGCTGCGCCCCGGCCGCTTCGACCGTCAGGTCGTGGTGCCCAACCCGGACATCCTGGGCCGTGAGAAAATCCTCAAGGTTCACATGAAAAAGGTGCCGTTGGCGCCCGACGTCGACGCCAAGATCATCGCCCGTGGGTCCCCCGGGTTTTCCGGTGCGGACCTCGCCAATCTGGTGAACGAGGCGGCGCTGCTGGCCGCCCGTGCCGGACATCGCGTGGTCACCATGAGCGACTTCGAAAACGCCAAGGACAAGGTCCTGATGGGGGCGGAGCGCCGTTCCATGGTCATGACCGAAGAAGAAAAACGGCTGACCGCCTATCATGAGGCCGGGCACGCCATTGTCGGTATCTACGTGCCGAAGCACGATCCGATCCACAAGGTGACGATCATCCCGCGCGGCCGTGCCCTCGGTCTGACCATGTCCCTGCCGGAACGGGACCAGTTGAGCCAGTCCCAGGTGCAGCTTGAATCCAAGCTGGCCATGGCCTTCGGCGGTCGTACGGCGGAAGAGTTGATCTTCGGCAAGGAAAACATCACCACCGGGGCCGGCGGCGACATCCAGCAGGCGACCTATATGGCGCGGCGTATGGTCACCGAGTTCGGGTTCTCCGACAAGCTGGGCCGACTGCGCTATGCGGATAACGAGGAAGAAGTCTTCCTCGGCCATTCCGTGGCGCGCCAGAAGAACGTGTCCGACGCCACGGCGGCGCTGATCGACGAGGAAGTGCGCCGGCTGATCGACGAGGCCGAACACCGCGCCCATGACATCTTGACTGAGCATTTGGACGAGCTTCACCGCTTGGCCGAGGCCTTGTTGGAATATGAAACCCTGACCGGCGACGAAGTCAAAAAGGCCATGCGCGGCGAAGCCATCACCCGCGAGGATGACGGCGGATCGACGCCGACGGAAGGGTCCGGCCGCAAGGCTTCGGTGCCCGATGCCGGCAAGGGTCGCAAGCCCAAGGGAAGCCCGGGCGGGTTCGGACCGGAACCGCAACCGGAATCGTGA
- the ybgC gene encoding tol-pal system-associated acyl-CoA thioesterase, protein MPVRVYYEDTDAGGIVYYANYLRYAERARTELLRELGFENSAILAQKGVALAVRRVSAEYLKPARLDDALSVETRVLAVRGATVEMAQVVRRGDDDLVQMSLTLACMNTAGRPVRLPAEVRIEMARIADVGGEA, encoded by the coding sequence ATGCCCGTGCGTGTTTATTACGAGGATACGGACGCCGGCGGCATCGTCTATTACGCCAACTACTTGCGCTATGCGGAACGCGCGCGGACGGAGCTGTTGCGTGAACTGGGATTTGAAAATTCCGCGATTTTGGCGCAGAAGGGCGTCGCGCTTGCCGTGCGCCGGGTCAGTGCCGAATACCTGAAGCCGGCGCGGCTGGACGATGCCCTTAGCGTCGAAACGCGGGTGCTGGCGGTGCGGGGGGCGACCGTGGAGATGGCCCAAGTGGTGCGCCGGGGCGATGACGACCTGGTGCAGATGAGCCTGACCCTCGCCTGTATGAACACGGCCGGACGGCCCGTGCGCCTGCCGGCCGAAGTGCGAATTGAAATGGCCCGGATCGCCGACGTCGGCGGCGAGGCTTAA
- the tilS gene encoding tRNA lysidine(34) synthetase TilS, with protein MMTATAHPLSSDTSDGLGRRFARVMDHFGPFEAGPHLAIAVSGGADSTALALLARAWVADRGGRVTALIVDHGLRDGSAAEAAGTAARLKAHDIAAHILTWDGAKPAAAVQAVARAARYGLLRNWCQTAGVLHLLVGHHGDDQAETHLMRQSRGGGFGAAGMSALVTFPEVRLLRPLLGIHHGELTTYLAARGVSWIEDPSNANTDFERVRTRQRLAGDAGLADRALADTHAAGTARKVLEGAVNRALAETVSLYSLGFAYLDRRTFFGLAPDVAARLAARLAQVLGGVDHAPPVARADRLARRIAKDGAFPGASLGRCRFLAEQAGRILVCRDGRGLPEPVVADAGCVAGWDGRFVIDLPVGIPPGAVVAPLGAEGWRQIPKGMRRVSGVPAAAARTLPALFENGILLVHAVPGGGAEELSIRFRTKNTLGFNGFCIA; from the coding sequence ATGATGACGGCGACCGCCCATCCTTTATCAAGCGATACCTCCGACGGCCTTGGCCGCCGGTTTGCCCGGGTGATGGACCATTTCGGCCCGTTCGAGGCCGGCCCGCATCTGGCCATTGCCGTTTCCGGGGGGGCGGACAGCACGGCCCTGGCCCTGCTGGCCCGCGCATGGGTGGCGGACCGGGGCGGGCGGGTGACGGCGCTGATCGTCGATCATGGACTGCGGGACGGCTCGGCGGCGGAAGCGGCGGGGACGGCGGCGCGTCTCAAAGCCCACGACATCGCGGCGCATATCCTGACCTGGGATGGGGCCAAGCCGGCAGCGGCGGTGCAGGCGGTGGCGCGGGCGGCGCGCTACGGGCTGTTGCGAAATTGGTGCCAGACCGCCGGGGTGCTGCATCTTCTGGTCGGGCATCATGGCGATGATCAGGCGGAAACCCATCTGATGCGGCAAAGCCGGGGCGGCGGCTTCGGCGCCGCGGGGATGAGCGCCCTGGTGACCTTTCCCGAAGTGCGCCTGCTGCGCCCGCTTCTCGGGATCCACCATGGTGAATTGACGACTTATCTCGCGGCGAGGGGCGTCTCCTGGATCGAAGACCCCTCCAATGCCAATACTGATTTCGAACGGGTGCGCACGCGGCAGCGCCTTGCAGGTGATGCGGGATTGGCAGACCGCGCCCTTGCGGACACGCATGCGGCGGGGACGGCGCGTAAGGTGCTTGAGGGTGCGGTCAACCGGGCGTTGGCGGAAACCGTTTCCCTGTATTCCCTCGGCTTTGCGTATCTCGACCGCCGGACGTTCTTTGGCCTGGCCCCCGATGTGGCGGCGCGTCTGGCCGCCCGTCTGGCGCAGGTTTTGGGCGGTGTCGATCATGCCCCCCCGGTGGCGCGGGCGGACCGCCTGGCCCGCCGCATCGCGAAGGACGGGGCCTTTCCCGGCGCCAGCCTGGGCCGCTGCCGGTTCCTGGCGGAACAGGCCGGGCGCATCCTTGTTTGCCGTGATGGGCGCGGGTTGCCTGAGCCCGTGGTGGCCGACGCGGGGTGCGTGGCCGGTTGGGACGGCCGCTTCGTCATCGACCTGCCGGTGGGTATCCCACCGGGGGCGGTTGTCGCCCCCCTGGGGGCAGAGGGCTGGCGGCAAATTCCAAAGGGTATGCGCCGGGTATCCGGGGTTCCTGCCGCCGCCGCGCGCACGTTGCCGGCCCTGTTCGAAAACGGTATTCTCCTGGTCCATGCGGTTCCCGGCGGTGGTGCGGAGGAACTCTCCATCCGCTTCCGGACAAAAAATACCTTGGGCTTTAACGGGTTTTGTATTGCGTGA
- the pal gene encoding peptidoglycan-associated lipoprotein Pal — protein sequence MRFKVLGMVAALALAVSACESTSGSGAGASGSGQSITPLPAAAPLALKDQFVVDVGDRVFFSFDRFDVEQDQKKVLDVQAAWLKKYSSVTVTIEGHADERGTREYNLALGERRANAVKEYLIYLGIDAKRIKTVSYGEERPVALGSDETAWSQNRRGVTVVTGPGS from the coding sequence ATGCGCTTTAAAGTTCTCGGAATGGTCGCCGCTCTTGCCTTGGCAGTTTCGGCCTGCGAATCCACGTCAGGATCGGGCGCCGGCGCCTCCGGTTCTGGCCAGTCGATCACACCGCTGCCGGCCGCCGCGCCGCTGGCTCTGAAGGATCAGTTCGTCGTTGACGTCGGTGATCGGGTGTTCTTCTCGTTCGACCGCTTCGATGTCGAGCAGGACCAGAAGAAGGTCCTGGACGTCCAGGCCGCCTGGCTCAAGAAATACAGCTCCGTGACGGTTACGATCGAAGGCCATGCCGACGAACGCGGCACGCGGGAATACAACTTGGCGCTCGGCGAACGTCGCGCCAATGCGGTGAAAGAATATCTGATCTATCTCGGCATCGACGCCAAGCGGATCAAGACTGTCTCCTACGGTGAGGAACGCCCCGTGGCGCTCGGCTCCGACGAAACCGCCTGGTCGCAGAACCGCCGTGGCGTGACCGTCGTGACGGGCCCCGGCTCCTGA
- the tolB gene encoding Tol-Pal system protein TolB: protein MIMPAKFALKTFAPLIALLAFAAALSDARPARAEITIDITRGNVEPLPIAVTDFVGKSGAAARAGREIAGVIAANLERSGLFKPIDPKAFIQSAGALNALPRFGDWRVINAQALVQGRTEVVSDGRLRVEFRLWDVFSEQQMIGLAYFTVPDNWRRVAHIISDSIYKRITGEDGYFDTRIVYVAEQPKDAKGVGRNRLNPFGKRLAIMDQDGENHRFLTDGTTLVLTPRFSPTLQEITYMSYFRNNPRVYIFNIDTGRQEVLGDFPGMTFAPRFSPDGKKIIMSMAKDGNSEIYVMDLRTRVVRQLTFHSAIDTSPSFSPDANQVVFNSDRGGSQQLYVMDDRGKNVRRISFGNGRYATPVWSPRGDLIAFTKLSGGRFFIGVMKPDGSGERLLAEDFKIEGPTWSPNGRVLIFYRKGKSEKDGSGGQSKLWSIDLTGHNEREIPTPMDASDPAWSPLIP from the coding sequence ATGATTATGCCCGCTAAATTCGCACTGAAGACCTTTGCTCCGCTGATCGCGCTGTTGGCTTTCGCCGCGGCGTTGAGCGACGCCCGCCCGGCGCGCGCCGAGATCACCATCGACATCACCCGGGGCAACGTTGAACCGCTGCCCATCGCGGTCACCGACTTTGTCGGTAAATCCGGCGCCGCGGCCCGGGCCGGGCGCGAGATTGCCGGCGTGATCGCCGCCAACCTTGAACGCTCCGGTTTGTTCAAGCCGATCGACCCCAAGGCTTTCATCCAGTCGGCGGGGGCGCTCAACGCGCTGCCCCGGTTCGGCGATTGGCGTGTCATCAACGCCCAGGCCCTGGTCCAGGGGCGGACCGAGGTCGTGTCAGACGGACGGCTGCGCGTCGAATTCCGCCTGTGGGATGTGTTTTCCGAACAGCAGATGATCGGCCTTGCCTATTTCACCGTGCCGGACAACTGGCGGCGTGTGGCGCATATCATTTCTGATTCGATCTACAAGCGTATCACCGGCGAGGACGGTTATTTCGACACGCGCATCGTCTATGTCGCGGAACAGCCCAAGGACGCCAAGGGGGTCGGGCGCAACCGCCTGAACCCGTTCGGCAAGCGGCTGGCGATCATGGATCAGGATGGTGAGAACCACCGCTTTCTGACCGACGGCACGACCCTGGTGCTGACGCCCAGGTTCTCGCCGACGTTGCAGGAAATCACCTACATGTCCTATTTCCGCAACAATCCGCGCGTCTATATCTTCAATATCGATACGGGCCGTCAGGAAGTCCTGGGCGACTTTCCCGGCATGACCTTCGCGCCCCGGTTCTCGCCGGACGGCAAGAAGATCATCATGTCCATGGCCAAGGACGGGAACTCGGAAATCTATGTCATGGATCTGCGCACCCGCGTGGTGCGGCAGCTGACGTTCCATTCCGCCATCGATACCTCGCCCAGCTTTTCGCCCGATGCCAATCAGGTCGTGTTCAATTCCGACCGTGGCGGCAGCCAGCAGCTTTACGTGATGGACGACCGCGGCAAGAACGTGCGCCGCATCAGCTTCGGCAACGGACGTTACGCCACGCCCGTATGGTCGCCGCGCGGCGACCTGATCGCCTTTACCAAGTTGTCGGGCGGGCGGTTCTTCATCGGCGTCATGAAGCCGGACGGGTCGGGTGAACGGCTTTTGGCCGAAGACTTCAAGATCGAGGGACCGACCTGGTCGCCGAACGGGCGTGTGTTGATCTTCTATCGCAAGGGCAAGTCGGAAAAGGATGGCAGCGGCGGGCAGTCGAAGCTGTGGTCCATTGACTTGACCGGGCATAACGAACGCGAGATTCCAACCCCCATGGATGCGTCCGATCCAGCGTGGTCGCCACTTATTCCCTGA
- the tolQ gene encoding protein TolQ produces the protein MENQAVEAMALAGSTNLDFSVVALFMKADLVVKAVIIMLVSASIWCWAIIFEKMLSVRRLNKRTDKFEDRFWSGDSLDSLYDKIGSRPMDPMSAVFAAAMREWRRASSNGGGGSTTLAQRIERVMQITADREMDRAERYLTFLATTGNTAPFIGLFGTVWGIMNSFQSIAISKNTSLAVVAPGIAEALFATALGLLAAIPAVIAYNKFSRDLDRYAGRLENFSGEFSAILSRELDT, from the coding sequence ATGGAAAATCAAGCGGTCGAAGCCATGGCCCTGGCGGGGTCGACGAACCTGGATTTCTCGGTCGTGGCGCTGTTCATGAAGGCCGACCTGGTGGTCAAGGCGGTGATCATCATGCTGGTGTCGGCATCGATTTGGTGCTGGGCGATCATCTTTGAAAAAATGTTGTCCGTGCGCCGCCTGAACAAACGAACCGACAAGTTCGAGGATCGCTTCTGGTCCGGCGACAGCCTCGACAGCCTGTATGACAAGATCGGCAGCCGGCCCATGGATCCCATGTCCGCCGTGTTCGCCGCCGCCATGCGGGAATGGCGGCGCGCCTCGTCGAACGGCGGTGGAGGGTCGACGACTCTGGCCCAGCGCATCGAGCGGGTCATGCAGATCACCGCCGACCGGGAAATGGACCGCGCCGAACGTTATCTCACGTTCCTGGCGACCACGGGCAACACGGCCCCCTTCATCGGCCTGTTCGGCACGGTCTGGGGCATCATGAATTCGTTCCAGTCGATCGCTATTTCAAAGAATACGTCGCTTGCGGTGGTCGCACCCGGCATTGCCGAGGCCCTATTCGCCACGGCGCTGGGTCTTCTTGCTGCGATCCCGGCGGTCATCGCCTACAACAAATTCTCCCGCGATCTGGACCGGTATGCCGGGCGGCTCGAAAACTTCTCGGGCGAATTCTCAGCGATCCTGTCGCGCGAGCTGGACACTTAG
- the ybgF gene encoding tol-pal system protein YbgF: MRLMTFPTALTSLCLAAVLTAAVPARAQDAQALSQRLERLERDIQTLSKMVVRGPGAVPAAELPAAAKPVEPMPNLPQNAVARIGVRLDTLETELRDVTGRIEEMTYNVDQLTARVDRLVTDVDFRLSGLEQQGRVPGASSAMQPGVAGPQANAAPTPGEVRIIGRPAGTLGQIDPNLVKSDASPAEPGAAKAAPSGVGGPVQAAPMPAPAGAPNPAAVTRVQAPQQTASVPQSSAAQGPVLPDGTAEEQYKFAFDLLRKHQFDQAEAAFKEFLGKHDGSGLSSNARYWLGETHYARAEYVKAAEVFLQGFEKDPKGGKAPDSLLKLAMSLGQLGQNNEGCAAIDKLFADFPNANSSLKRTATRQQRQMNCKQ, from the coding sequence ATGCGTCTGATGACATTCCCGACCGCGCTGACCTCGCTCTGCCTTGCCGCCGTTCTGACCGCCGCCGTTCCGGCCCGGGCCCAGGACGCGCAAGCCCTGTCTCAGCGCCTCGAACGGCTGGAACGGGATATCCAGACCTTGTCGAAAATGGTCGTTCGCGGCCCGGGTGCCGTGCCCGCCGCCGAGCTCCCGGCCGCCGCCAAACCGGTTGAGCCGATGCCCAACCTGCCGCAAAACGCCGTGGCGCGCATTGGCGTGCGGCTTGATACGCTGGAAACCGAACTACGTGACGTGACCGGGCGGATCGAGGAAATGACCTACAACGTGGATCAACTGACGGCGCGGGTCGATCGCTTGGTCACCGATGTGGATTTCCGCCTGTCCGGGCTGGAACAGCAGGGCCGGGTGCCGGGGGCTTCCTCGGCCATGCAGCCGGGTGTGGCCGGGCCCCAGGCCAATGCGGCGCCGACGCCGGGCGAGGTCCGCATCATCGGCCGTCCTGCGGGCACCCTGGGTCAGATCGATCCCAATCTCGTCAAATCCGATGCTTCGCCGGCCGAGCCGGGGGCCGCCAAGGCCGCCCCGTCGGGCGTTGGCGGACCGGTTCAGGCCGCCCCCATGCCGGCACCTGCCGGAGCCCCCAACCCGGCCGCCGTCACCCGTGTTCAGGCTCCGCAACAGACTGCGTCCGTGCCCCAGTCCAGCGCGGCACAGGGCCCGGTGCTGCCGGACGGCACCGCCGAGGAACAGTACAAATTCGCCTTCGACTTGTTGCGCAAGCATCAGTTCGATCAGGCGGAAGCGGCCTTCAAGGAATTCCTGGGCAAGCACGACGGCAGCGGTCTTTCGAGCAACGCGCGCTATTGGCTGGGTGAAACCCATTACGCGCGGGCCGAATACGTGAAGGCGGCCGAGGTCTTCCTTCAGGGGTTCGAAAAGGACCCCAAAGGCGGCAAGGCGCCGGACAGCCTGCTGAAGCTGGCCATGTCGCTGGGCCAATTGGGCCAGAACAATGAAGGCTGTGCGGCCATCGACAAGCTGTTCGCCGATTTCCCCAATGCCAATAGCTCCCTCAAGCGCACGGCCACCCGCCAACAGCGGCAGATGAACTGCAAGCAGTGA
- the tolR gene encoding protein TolR, with amino-acid sequence MSDINVTPFVDVMLVLLIIFMVTAPLLTVGVQVDLPDTKAGAVSGQDEPLAVSVDAGGQIYIQDTAVDLDTLVPRLHAITGNNPDIRIFVRGDRAINYGRVMAVMGQINAAGYRRVALIAQEPGKAAKRPPAKK; translated from the coding sequence ATGAGCGACATCAACGTTACGCCGTTCGTCGACGTGATGCTGGTCCTGCTCATCATCTTCATGGTCACGGCGCCGCTGCTGACCGTGGGGGTTCAGGTCGACCTGCCGGACACCAAGGCGGGCGCCGTCAGCGGCCAGGATGAGCCGTTGGCTGTCAGCGTCGACGCCGGCGGGCAGATTTATATTCAGGACACGGCCGTTGACTTGGACACATTGGTGCCAAGATTGCACGCTATCACCGGCAATAATCCGGACATTCGGATTTTCGTCAGAGGGGATAGGGCCATCAATTACGGACGTGTCATGGCGGTGATGGGACAGATCAATGCAGCCGGCTACCGGCGCGTGGCGTTGATCGCGCAGGAACCGGGCAAGGCGGCGAAACGCCCGCCTGCCAAGAAGTAA
- a CDS encoding energy transducer TonB, with protein sequence MRTALITSVSLHVGLVLAAWLGLPFNKITPLHEEQPIFVEIVDVDEMRNAPPIPVQETPKKEAKAEPPKPPTPPKPKPAPPTPKQPEIAALPPKPEAEPEPLPKAKPEPKPEPEPKKEAEPKPEKKPEPPKPKLAQVEVPKKPKKPQKPTFDTASVLKTLEKIKQQPTPKTEEKPEKKVSETPKDDTMARIRAALQNNSKSIKYDPDKKVSQLEIDQWRTMIRNQVSKCWSPPYGAPGAEKLRPELRLTMNPDGSVQSVEVEDTGRMFTDRYFQVAVEAARRAVLDPRCNKFNLPPDKYHVWRDLKFIFDPSGML encoded by the coding sequence TTGCGGACCGCACTGATCACATCCGTCTCCCTGCACGTGGGTTTGGTGCTGGCCGCTTGGCTTGGCCTGCCGTTCAACAAGATCACGCCGTTGCATGAAGAGCAGCCGATCTTCGTCGAGATCGTCGACGTCGATGAGATGCGCAACGCGCCGCCGATCCCGGTACAGGAAACTCCGAAGAAAGAGGCCAAGGCCGAACCGCCCAAGCCGCCGACGCCGCCGAAGCCGAAACCGGCGCCGCCAACGCCCAAGCAGCCCGAGATCGCGGCCCTGCCGCCCAAGCCAGAGGCGGAGCCCGAACCCCTGCCCAAGGCGAAGCCGGAACCCAAGCCCGAACCGGAGCCCAAAAAGGAAGCGGAACCCAAGCCCGAGAAAAAGCCGGAGCCGCCCAAACCGAAACTGGCCCAAGTCGAGGTCCCGAAGAAGCCCAAGAAGCCGCAAAAGCCGACCTTCGATACGGCGTCCGTGCTGAAGACGCTTGAGAAGATCAAGCAGCAGCCGACGCCGAAGACCGAGGAAAAGCCGGAGAAGAAAGTGTCGGAAACGCCCAAGGACGACACCATGGCGCGCATCCGGGCAGCGTTGCAGAACAATTCCAAGTCGATCAAGTACGACCCGGACAAGAAGGTGTCGCAGCTTGAGATCGACCAGTGGCGCACGATGATCCGCAACCAGGTGTCCAAGTGCTGGTCCCCGCCCTATGGTGCGCCGGGGGCGGAAAAGCTGAGGCCGGAACTGAGACTGACCATGAACCCCGACGGTTCCGTGCAGTCGGTCGAGGTCGAAGACACGGGTCGCATGTTTACCGACCGCTATTTCCAGGTCGCCGTCGAGGCGGCCCGCCGCGCGGTTCTGGACCCGCGCTGCAACAAGTTCAACCTGCCGCCGGACAAGTATCATGTCTGGCGCGATCTGAAGTTCATATTTGACCCGAGCGGAATGCTGTGA
- the folP gene encoding dihydropteroate synthase — MAVINATPDSFSDGGEAFAVEDAVRRGRAFLAEGADILDIGGESTRPGAEPVPVAEEIRRVVPVIEALAAEGALISIDSRRADVMRAAVKAGARIINDVSALTGEGTLDAAADLGVPVILMHMQGEPGTMQDNPSYGDVVTEVRDGLLARAQACREAGIAAQNIALDPGIGFGKTVAHNLSLLAHLDSLTATGHPVVLGVSRKSYIAKIDRDVPPGDRVAGSVATALAAWDQGVRIFRVHDVAEHRQALAVYGAIAEAGGKGS; from the coding sequence ATGGCGGTCATCAACGCCACGCCCGACAGCTTTTCCGATGGTGGCGAAGCCTTCGCCGTTGAGGACGCGGTGCGCCGCGGCCGTGCCTTTCTGGCCGAAGGTGCCGATATCCTGGACATCGGCGGGGAGTCGACCCGCCCCGGGGCCGAGCCGGTGCCGGTGGCTGAGGAAATCCGCCGCGTCGTGCCCGTGATCGAGGCCCTGGCGGCCGAGGGGGCGCTGATTTCCATCGACAGCCGCCGCGCCGATGTCATGCGTGCCGCCGTAAAAGCGGGGGCCCGCATCATCAATGACGTGTCGGCGCTTACCGGGGAGGGCACCCTGGACGCCGCAGCGGACCTGGGCGTGCCGGTGATCCTCATGCACATGCAGGGCGAACCCGGCACCATGCAGGACAACCCCAGCTACGGCGATGTGGTGACCGAGGTCCGGGACGGGCTTCTGGCCCGCGCCCAGGCCTGCCGGGAGGCGGGAATTGCCGCTCAGAACATTGCGCTCGACCCCGGTATCGGCTTCGGCAAGACCGTGGCCCACAACCTTTCGCTGCTCGCCCATTTGGACAGCCTGACCGCGACCGGGCATCCGGTGGTGCTCGGCGTGTCCCGTAAAAGCTACATCGCCAAGATCGACCGCGACGTGCCGCCCGGCGACCGGGTCGCCGGTTCCGTCGCCACGGCGTTGGCCGCCTGGGACCAGGGGGTGCGTATCTTCCGGGTCCATGATGTCGCCGAACACCGCCAGGCATTGGCCGTTTACGGCGCTATTGCGGAGGCCGGCGGGAAGGGTTCATAA